One genomic window of Opitutia bacterium includes the following:
- a CDS encoding YraN family protein: MKFAAPSGETPEAAAAGARGEAAAADFLAKRHGFAIVARNWRSPRDRRDEIDLVARDGEVLVFVEVKARSADALVPGYYAVDRRKKRVLQRAVHAYLSALSAPPRTFRFDVVEVALSDRLPPQCMHFENVPLFPKGYHVARQSGSIDQVRDNAR; this comes from the coding sequence ATGAAATTCGCGGCGCCGAGCGGGGAAACTCCCGAGGCGGCCGCAGCCGGCGCGCGCGGCGAGGCGGCGGCTGCGGATTTTCTGGCGAAGCGGCACGGCTTCGCGATCGTCGCCCGCAACTGGCGGAGCCCGCGTGACCGGCGGGACGAGATCGACCTTGTCGCGCGCGATGGCGAGGTGCTGGTGTTCGTCGAGGTGAAGGCGCGCAGCGCCGACGCCCTCGTGCCCGGCTACTACGCCGTGGATCGCCGCAAGAAGCGCGTGCTGCAACGGGCGGTGCACGCGTATCTCAGCGCGCTGTCGGCGCCGCCGCGGACGTTCCGCTTCGACGTCGTGGAGGTGGCGCTGAGCGACCGCCTCCCGCCGCAGTGCATGCATTTCGAAAACGTGCCGCTGTTCCCAAAGGGCTACCACGTCGCGCGGCAGAGCGGATCGATCGATCAGGTGCGCGACAACGCGCGGTGA
- the tadA gene encoding Flp pilus assembly complex ATPase component TadA, which produces MANPSNLTGTLRRSLLIKVISKPAPSREDVASVIELTASKVVEALQAQSMTLYLVEGGEIAFKQVYYSPTLWGQDKDKELQFKETAKKLLALKLPAGTGNVGKVIQTGEPLFFSNKGPEAASLKNMNTGFEVHSMLTVPLKTNIVIGAIQVLNKEPSAGTNGQFTAKDLSVLQEVAEYSSSLIQRMLDPKFQLSAEDTAKFIARFTDLPLVTKVEEGEVDEKLVEVIGDAVIRREQVFPVKKVGTNGISVLMTNPLDYAKRESFQTACELHIEDVRVIPATYLDELLKKHFKDSKPAAGPKVEHDDVDITEVADLIGGAYSGDGNAEVKAEELDKEDSAPIIQLVNRIIEDAYIAGASDIHIEPQEKELMVRYRIDGMCIEKLRLPKQVVGAMVARLKIMCNLDISERRLPQDGRIVFKKYTKKNIDIDLRVATGPMNHGEKVVMRILDKQKSTLPLPALGFSDENLQKYRDCIRQPYGMILHCGPTGSGKSMTLYSALGEVNTPDVNIQTAEDPIEYTLGGINQMQMNRQIGLTFARALRCYLRMDPDIILVGEIRDEETAGIAVEAALTGHLLVSTLHTNDAPSTVARLGEMGVEVFNISASLVCVCAQRLLRRVCKNCKVKYKPEGREWEILRKALQLEGDAPEIFKANPGGCHICGGTGYKGRVGIHELMTNSEELTEAINKEAEVAELKRVAMKNGMKTLHQDSMLKVKMGLTTMEDALANVPPDLIL; this is translated from the coding sequence ATGGCCAATCCCAGCAACCTCACCGGCACGCTTCGGCGATCGCTGCTCATCAAAGTCATTTCGAAGCCGGCGCCGAGCCGCGAGGATGTCGCCTCCGTCATCGAACTCACCGCGAGCAAAGTCGTCGAGGCGCTCCAGGCGCAGTCCATGACGCTCTACCTCGTCGAGGGCGGCGAGATCGCGTTCAAGCAGGTCTACTACTCGCCGACGCTCTGGGGTCAGGACAAGGACAAGGAACTCCAGTTCAAGGAGACCGCCAAAAAACTCCTCGCGCTCAAGCTTCCCGCCGGCACCGGCAACGTCGGCAAGGTCATCCAGACCGGCGAACCGCTTTTCTTCAGCAACAAGGGCCCCGAGGCCGCGTCGCTGAAAAACATGAACACGGGCTTCGAGGTCCACTCGATGCTCACCGTGCCGCTGAAGACCAACATCGTCATCGGCGCCATCCAGGTCCTCAACAAGGAGCCGTCCGCCGGCACCAACGGCCAGTTCACGGCGAAGGACCTGAGTGTTCTCCAAGAAGTCGCCGAGTATTCCTCCTCGCTCATCCAGCGCATGCTGGACCCGAAATTCCAGCTCAGCGCCGAGGACACCGCGAAATTCATCGCCCGCTTCACCGATCTCCCGCTCGTCACCAAAGTCGAGGAGGGCGAAGTCGACGAAAAACTCGTCGAGGTCATCGGCGACGCCGTCATCCGCCGCGAACAGGTTTTCCCCGTCAAGAAAGTCGGCACCAACGGCATCAGCGTGCTGATGACCAACCCGCTCGACTACGCCAAGCGCGAGTCGTTCCAGACCGCCTGCGAACTCCACATCGAGGACGTCCGCGTCATCCCCGCCACCTACCTCGACGAGCTCCTCAAGAAACACTTCAAGGACTCCAAGCCCGCCGCCGGCCCCAAGGTCGAGCACGACGACGTCGACATCACCGAGGTCGCCGACCTCATCGGCGGCGCCTACTCCGGCGACGGCAACGCCGAGGTGAAGGCCGAGGAACTCGACAAGGAGGACTCCGCCCCGATCATCCAGCTCGTCAACCGCATCATCGAGGACGCCTACATCGCCGGCGCATCGGACATCCACATCGAGCCGCAAGAAAAGGAGCTCATGGTCCGCTACCGCATCGACGGCATGTGCATCGAGAAGCTCCGCCTCCCGAAACAAGTCGTCGGCGCCATGGTCGCCCGCCTGAAGATCATGTGCAACCTCGACATCTCCGAGCGTCGGTTGCCGCAGGACGGACGCATCGTCTTCAAAAAATACACGAAGAAGAACATCGACATCGACCTCCGCGTCGCCACCGGTCCGATGAACCACGGTGAGAAGGTCGTCATGCGTATTCTCGACAAACAGAAGTCCACGCTGCCGCTCCCCGCCCTCGGCTTCTCCGACGAGAATCTCCAGAAATACCGCGACTGCATCCGTCAGCCCTACGGCATGATTCTCCACTGCGGCCCGACCGGCTCCGGCAAGTCGATGACGCTCTACTCCGCGCTCGGCGAAGTGAACACGCCCGACGTGAACATCCAGACCGCGGAAGACCCGATCGAATACACGCTCGGCGGCATCAACCAGATGCAGATGAACCGCCAGATCGGCCTCACCTTCGCCCGTGCGCTGCGCTGCTACCTGCGCATGGACCCCGACATCATCCTCGTCGGCGAAATCCGCGACGAGGAAACCGCCGGCATCGCCGTCGAAGCCGCGCTCACCGGCCACTTGCTCGTCTCCACGCTCCACACCAACGACGCACCCTCCACCGTCGCGCGCCTCGGCGAGATGGGCGTCGAGGTGTTCAACATTTCCGCGTCGCTCGTCTGCGTCTGCGCCCAGCGCCTCCTCCGCCGCGTCTGCAAGAACTGCAAAGTGAAATACAAGCCCGAGGGCCGCGAGTGGGAGATCCTCCGCAAAGCGCTCCAACTCGAAGGCGACGCGCCCGAGATTTTCAAAGCCAACCCCGGCGGCTGCCATATTTGCGGCGGCACCGGCTACAAGGGCCGTGTCGGCATCCACGAGCTGATGACGAACTCCGAGGAGCTCACCGAAGCCATCAACAAGGAAGCCGAAGTCGCCGAGCTGAAACGCGTCGCGATGAAGAACGGCATGAAGACGCTCCACCAAGATTCGATGCTGAAGGTGAAAATGGGCCTCACCACGATGGAAGACGCGTTGGCCAATGTGCCGCCGGACTTGATCCTGTAA
- a CDS encoding type I restriction-modification system subunit M, with protein MTKHTTSEEQQFLDDLDKKLWNAADRLRSNLDAAVYKHAVLGLIFLKYVSDAFDLRREELEASFRDPKSDYFLDRADYKTDAAYAKAIHDELEDRDYFTEKNVFWVPPLARWKTIRENAALAPDTEIEIRNGKTEKYTFRSAARLIDDALEAVEKENPRLKGVIEKNRYMQLQIEPAKLVGLISEVVSSIPFRHASLNAKDILGHVYEYFLGQFALAEGKKGGQYYTPKSIVSVIVAMLEPYSGKVYDPAMGSGGFFVQSEAFIEAHGGRLGAISVYGQESNPTTWRLAAMNMAIRGIDFNFGKQPADTFLNDQHPDLRADYVMANPPFNISEWWDGRLEGDPRWAYGTPPKSNANFAWVQHMLHHLAPHGSMALLLANGSMSSNTKGEGDIRRALVEADLVECMLALPGQLFTNTQIPACVWFLTKNKKGRANRPGEPKTRDRSGQILFIDARQLGYMKDRVLRDFTPADLEKISGTFRAWKRGKDYADVKGFCKSATLAEIAAHGHVLTPGRYVGAEDIADDGEPFDEKMQKLVTELNAQFAESAKLEQAIKANLEGLGYGR; from the coding sequence GTGACCAAACACACCACCTCCGAAGAACAGCAGTTCCTCGACGACCTCGACAAGAAGCTCTGGAACGCCGCCGACCGCCTCCGCTCCAACCTCGACGCCGCCGTCTACAAGCACGCCGTCCTCGGTCTCATCTTCCTCAAATACGTCTCCGACGCCTTCGATCTCCGCCGCGAGGAACTCGAAGCCTCCTTCCGCGACCCGAAGAGCGACTACTTTCTCGACCGGGCCGATTACAAGACCGACGCCGCCTACGCCAAGGCCATCCATGACGAACTGGAGGACCGCGACTACTTCACCGAGAAAAACGTCTTCTGGGTTCCGCCCCTCGCCCGCTGGAAAACCATCCGCGAAAACGCCGCTCTCGCGCCCGACACCGAGATCGAGATCCGCAACGGCAAGACCGAGAAATACACCTTCCGCTCCGCCGCCCGCCTGATCGACGACGCCCTCGAAGCCGTCGAAAAAGAAAACCCCCGCCTCAAGGGCGTCATCGAGAAAAACCGCTACATGCAGCTCCAGATCGAGCCCGCCAAGCTCGTCGGCCTCATCAGCGAAGTCGTCTCTTCCATCCCCTTCCGCCACGCCAGCCTCAACGCCAAGGACATCCTCGGCCACGTCTACGAATACTTCCTCGGCCAGTTCGCCTTGGCCGAGGGCAAGAAGGGCGGCCAATACTACACCCCGAAAAGCATCGTCTCCGTCATCGTCGCGATGCTCGAGCCCTACTCCGGCAAGGTTTACGACCCCGCCATGGGCTCCGGCGGCTTCTTCGTGCAGAGCGAGGCCTTCATCGAGGCCCACGGCGGCCGGCTCGGCGCGATCTCCGTTTACGGCCAGGAGAGCAACCCCACCACCTGGCGCCTCGCCGCGATGAACATGGCGATCCGCGGCATCGACTTCAATTTCGGCAAACAACCCGCCGACACCTTCCTCAACGACCAGCACCCCGACCTCCGCGCCGACTACGTGATGGCCAACCCGCCCTTCAACATCAGCGAATGGTGGGACGGCCGGCTGGAAGGCGACCCGCGCTGGGCTTACGGCACGCCGCCGAAGAGCAACGCCAACTTCGCCTGGGTGCAGCACATGCTCCACCACCTCGCCCCGCACGGCTCCATGGCCCTGCTGCTCGCCAACGGCTCCATGTCGTCCAACACCAAGGGCGAAGGCGACATCCGCCGCGCGCTCGTCGAAGCCGACCTCGTCGAGTGCATGCTCGCCCTCCCCGGCCAGCTCTTCACCAACACCCAAATCCCCGCCTGCGTCTGGTTCCTCACCAAGAACAAAAAAGGTAGGGCGAACCGTCCCGGTGAGCCGAAGACCCGGGACCGCTCCGGCCAGATCCTCTTCATCGACGCCCGCCAGCTCGGCTACATGAAGGACCGCGTCCTCCGCGACTTCACCCCCGCCGACCTCGAAAAGATCAGCGGCACCTTCCGCGCCTGGAAACGCGGTAAGGATTACGCCGACGTCAAAGGCTTCTGCAAATCCGCCACCCTCGCCGAGATCGCCGCCCACGGCCACGTGCTCACCCCCGGCCGCTACGTCGGCGCCGAGGACATCGCGGACGACGGCGAACCCTTCGACGAAAAGATGCAGAAGCTCGTCACCGAGCTAAACGCCCAATTCGCCGAGTCGGCGAAACTGGAGCAGGCCATCAAAGCGAATTTGGAGGGACTCGGGTATGGCCGCTGA
- the zwf gene encoding glucose-6-phosphate dehydrogenase encodes MSDHERHPFLHGLSKHRGAPPTVVVIFGASGDLTARKLIPAIYNLALDGLLPADFFLIGYGRKPMPDAEFQALSVDAIKEFSRRELRDDVWSRLAPRTVYVSGGYDEAAAFTKLAEKISALEKQIGQDVQALFYISTPPSVFAPIIQNLGTSGLAARHLGQVTQSKVIIEKPFGKDLASAQALNKELTSVFEESQVFRIDHYLGKETVQDLLVQRFANAIFEPLWNRNFIDHVQITVAEEVGVEARAGYYEQSGALRDMIQNHTMQLVALTAMEPPVSLDAEAIRDEKVKLLRAIQPLRLEGPQADVARAQYAEGLLAGKPVPGYLTEKDVSPTSATETYAALRLNINNWRWNGVPFYIRSGKRMARRVTEIAIRFKRAPGNIFAESDRFQLAANTLAFQIQPDEGMSMILNAKIPGLETRTQPVKMNFKYATTFGSNTPEAYERLVLDAMIGDGTLFIRGDETERSWELMTPILEHWKQQSRAGMDSYSAGSWGPKAAADLLAANGHSWREP; translated from the coding sequence ATGTCCGACCACGAACGGCATCCGTTCCTCCACGGCCTCAGCAAACACCGCGGCGCTCCGCCCACGGTGGTCGTCATCTTCGGCGCCTCGGGCGACCTCACGGCGCGCAAGCTCATCCCCGCGATCTACAATCTCGCGCTCGATGGCCTGCTGCCCGCGGACTTCTTTCTCATCGGCTACGGGCGCAAACCGATGCCCGACGCGGAATTTCAGGCGCTGTCGGTCGATGCGATCAAGGAATTCTCGCGCCGTGAACTGCGAGACGACGTGTGGTCGCGTCTGGCGCCGCGCACGGTCTACGTGAGCGGCGGTTACGACGAGGCGGCGGCGTTCACGAAGCTGGCTGAGAAAATCAGCGCACTCGAAAAGCAGATCGGACAGGACGTGCAGGCGCTGTTCTACATCTCGACGCCGCCGTCGGTCTTCGCGCCGATCATCCAGAATCTCGGCACCAGCGGACTCGCCGCGCGCCACCTCGGGCAGGTGACGCAGTCGAAGGTCATCATCGAAAAACCGTTCGGCAAGGACCTCGCCAGCGCGCAGGCGCTGAACAAGGAGCTGACGTCCGTGTTCGAGGAGTCGCAGGTCTTCCGCATCGATCATTACCTCGGCAAAGAGACCGTGCAGGACCTGCTCGTGCAGCGGTTCGCCAACGCGATCTTCGAGCCGCTCTGGAACCGCAACTTCATCGACCACGTGCAGATCACCGTCGCCGAGGAAGTCGGTGTCGAGGCCCGCGCCGGCTACTACGAGCAGAGCGGCGCGCTGCGCGACATGATCCAGAATCACACGATGCAGCTCGTCGCGCTCACCGCGATGGAGCCGCCCGTGTCGCTCGATGCCGAGGCGATCCGCGACGAGAAGGTGAAGCTGCTCCGCGCGATCCAGCCCTTACGCCTCGAAGGACCGCAGGCCGACGTCGCGCGCGCGCAATACGCCGAGGGCCTGCTCGCCGGCAAACCCGTGCCCGGCTACCTGACCGAGAAGGACGTCTCGCCGACGAGTGCGACCGAGACCTACGCCGCGCTGCGCCTCAACATCAACAACTGGCGCTGGAACGGCGTGCCGTTCTACATCCGCTCCGGCAAACGCATGGCGCGGCGCGTGACCGAGATCGCGATCCGCTTCAAGCGCGCGCCCGGAAACATCTTCGCCGAGTCGGACCGCTTCCAACTCGCGGCCAACACGCTCGCATTCCAGATCCAGCCCGACGAGGGCATGAGCATGATCCTCAACGCGAAGATCCCCGGCCTCGAGACGCGCACGCAGCCGGTGAAGATGAACTTCAAATACGCCACGACCTTCGGCTCGAACACGCCCGAGGCCTACGAGCGCCTCGTGCTCGATGCGATGATCGGTGACGGCACGCTCTTCATCCGCGGCGACGAAACGGAGCGCTCGTGGGAGCTGATGACTCCGATCCTCGAACACTGGAAGCAGCAGAGCCGCGCCGGTATGGATTCTTACAGCGCCGGTTCGTGGGGCCCGAAGGCTGCGGCGGATCTCCTCGCCGCGAATGGGCACAGCTGGAGAGAGCCGTGA
- a CDS encoding PEP-CTERM sorting domain-containing protein, with amino-acid sequence MFDGVEAAHPFYAFPVASLISMSLTTGAKTWTSVDVVGYGWNGTAAAIAADTDLKTPPSLLQIHFEDGTGNVFRIGGMASGATIEMFNEVFTADGSTGGQAGGSFTISAVPEPSTYAAIAGACALAGVALARRRRY; translated from the coding sequence ATGTTCGATGGCGTCGAGGCGGCGCATCCGTTCTACGCGTTTCCGGTGGCTTCGCTGATCTCGATGTCGCTGACGACCGGAGCGAAAACGTGGACCTCGGTCGACGTGGTCGGCTACGGGTGGAATGGCACGGCAGCGGCCATCGCGGCCGACACGGACCTCAAGACTCCGCCGTCGCTGCTGCAGATCCATTTCGAGGACGGAACCGGGAACGTGTTTCGGATCGGCGGCATGGCATCCGGCGCGACGATCGAGATGTTCAACGAGGTTTTCACGGCCGACGGGTCAACGGGAGGGCAGGCCGGCGGGTCGTTCACCATCTCGGCCGTGCCGGAGCCGTCGACGTATGCGGCGATCGCGGGGGCGTGCGCGTTGGCGGGCGTGGCGCTGGCGCGGCGGAGACGCTATTGA
- a CDS encoding restriction endonuclease subunit S: MAAESVAWDSVPLETLAEETSPITYGVVKPGDEGEVPFVRGGDIAGGRVLIEQLRTITAEVSQQYRRTLLRGGELLVSLVGNPGQVAIAPASLAGANIARQVGLVRLRRGVDSGFVSYFLQSPKGQEALGAQSLGSVQQVINLRDLKTVKVPLPPLPEQKAIARILGTLDDKIELNRRMNATLEAMARALFQSWFVDFDPVHAKAAGRQPSDMAEKTAALFPATFQDSELGKIPDGWRVGSIYEAADVIYGAPFSSKQFNEDGDGKPLIRIRDLADESPGVCTPEVHPKGHMVQPGDVVVGMDGEFRAYLWGGVPAWLNQRVCVFAPKPAYSAAFVRNSIIAPLAHVEATETATTVIHLGKNDIDRFKVIIPSPEIHAAFAKLCQPWYDRIVANKQQTRTLATLRDTLLPKLLSGEVEVAN; encoded by the coding sequence ATGGCCGCTGAGTCAGTAGCTTGGGACTCAGTTCCTCTCGAGACTCTTGCCGAGGAAACATCTCCTATCACCTACGGCGTCGTAAAGCCGGGTGACGAGGGAGAGGTGCCTTTCGTTCGGGGAGGCGATATTGCCGGTGGCCGTGTATTGATTGAGCAGCTCAGAACCATCACAGCCGAAGTGTCGCAGCAGTATCGCCGAACGTTACTCCGAGGTGGGGAATTGCTGGTATCGTTGGTCGGCAATCCGGGGCAGGTTGCAATTGCTCCCGCATCTCTCGCTGGGGCCAACATCGCCAGGCAGGTCGGTTTGGTGCGACTCAGACGTGGGGTAGATTCTGGATTCGTTAGTTACTTTCTTCAGTCACCCAAAGGACAAGAAGCGCTGGGGGCACAGTCTTTGGGCTCCGTCCAACAAGTCATCAACTTGAGGGACCTCAAAACTGTTAAGGTCCCGCTTCCGCCCCTCCCCGAACAAAAAGCCATCGCGCGAATCCTCGGGACGCTGGACGACAAGATCGAGTTGAACCGGCGGATGAACGCGACGCTGGAGGCGATGGCGCGGGCGCTGTTCCAGAGCTGGTTCGTGGATTTCGACCCCGTCCACGCCAAAGCCGCCGGCCGCCAACCCTCCGACATGGCCGAGAAAACCGCCGCCCTCTTCCCCGCTACCTTCCAAGACTCCGAACTCGGAAAAATTCCGGACGGGTGGCGTGTCGGCTCTATTTACGAGGCGGCCGACGTCATCTACGGCGCCCCGTTTTCCTCAAAGCAGTTCAACGAAGACGGGGACGGAAAGCCGCTGATCCGTATTCGTGACTTGGCCGACGAAAGCCCCGGAGTTTGCACGCCTGAAGTTCACCCCAAAGGCCATATGGTCCAGCCCGGCGATGTGGTTGTCGGCATGGACGGTGAATTCCGCGCCTATCTTTGGGGCGGAGTGCCAGCATGGTTGAACCAGCGAGTGTGCGTCTTCGCCCCCAAGCCCGCTTATTCCGCCGCATTCGTCCGCAACAGCATCATTGCTCCACTTGCCCACGTTGAGGCGACGGAGACGGCAACGACCGTCATTCACCTCGGAAAAAACGACATCGACCGATTCAAGGTGATCATTCCGTCGCCGGAAATTCACGCCGCCTTCGCCAAGCTCTGCCAACCTTGGTATGACCGGATCGTCGCGAACAAACAACAAACCCGCACCCTCGCCACCCTGCGCGACACGCTGCTGCCGAAGCTGCTGAGCGGGGAAGTCGAGGTGGCGAACTAG
- a CDS encoding DUF4433 domain-containing protein: MEHGILSYDRASKLKHHSVAMQPVQDRRDVKRVPGGLMLHHYANLYFHARNPMMFARQEQASDLCVLCVSRSIAQLDGVVFADRNASSDWVRFLHPSQADLLDFDAIYAADWRDTDRFRYFEKKSKKCAEVLVPRLVEPRFIAGAAVVDQAAETRLRQLGFALSVRIDPHLFFR, encoded by the coding sequence ATGGAGCACGGCATCCTGTCCTACGACCGGGCGTCCAAGTTGAAACACCACTCGGTCGCCATGCAGCCGGTGCAGGATCGCCGCGACGTCAAGCGCGTGCCGGGCGGCCTCATGCTGCACCATTACGCGAACCTCTACTTTCACGCCCGTAATCCAATGATGTTTGCCCGGCAGGAGCAGGCGTCCGATCTCTGCGTGCTTTGCGTGTCGCGGAGCATTGCCCAGCTCGACGGCGTGGTCTTCGCGGATCGCAATGCCTCCAGCGACTGGGTGCGTTTCCTGCATCCCTCTCAGGCGGACTTGCTGGACTTCGACGCCATTTATGCGGCGGACTGGCGCGACACGGACCGTTTTCGCTACTTCGAGAAAAAGTCGAAGAAATGCGCCGAGGTGCTCGTGCCTCGTCTCGTGGAGCCGCGCTTCATCGCCGGCGCCGCCGTGGTCGATCAGGCGGCCGAAACCAGGTTGCGTCAGCTCGGTTTCGCTCTTTCCGTCCGGATCGATCCGCATTTGTTTTTCCGCTAA
- a CDS encoding MBL fold metallo-hydrolase, producing the protein MPTTLACNAHQRPIGQGGFYSATLQIRNRDVYTFVYDCGSLTDATRLSDEIAEFSRELRHRPLDLLVLSHLDADHVNGVDELLRTTHGVKDVFLPYLSPLERAIYVARYPNQPESYYNLLADPVATLRGLGAENVYLVGESNGDGDGDQFGQNDPGPDFLKRLNDLPALKLETDRLVAEKRIDAAHAAESGQAAPAPAKGISDAGAMTISGLWRLRMFQKQGLRAAIEKVVAAGNYGVVPATGESNDERRCREFLGEIEAALGGQPVTNQSILQTLRTEKGRKALRTAYQKVSSVHNEVSLCLWHGPAFTASPSRVFHAHASGATAMATILGACWRRCHSWFHREGEVGCLLTGDIALKGVTLTKFKKHYAWELPSTWLLQIPHHGSRYNVELDGDLFDDGHRLGFTSAGLRNSYLHPHLDVIECLHYGFDFDVLWSHERRGVGFFIEVTFS; encoded by the coding sequence ATGCCCACTACGCTCGCGTGCAACGCTCATCAACGCCCCATCGGCCAAGGTGGCTTTTATTCCGCCACCCTCCAGATCAGGAATCGCGATGTCTATACCTTCGTCTACGATTGCGGCTCGCTCACCGATGCAACCCGGCTGTCCGATGAGATCGCAGAATTCAGCCGTGAGCTCCGGCATCGTCCGCTCGATTTACTGGTGCTTTCGCATCTCGATGCCGATCATGTGAACGGCGTCGACGAGCTGTTGCGGACCACGCACGGCGTCAAAGATGTATTCTTGCCCTACCTTTCACCGCTGGAAAGGGCAATCTACGTTGCCCGCTACCCGAACCAGCCTGAAAGCTACTACAATCTGTTGGCCGATCCCGTCGCGACTCTCCGGGGACTAGGGGCCGAGAACGTTTACCTCGTGGGAGAGAGCAACGGGGATGGCGATGGAGATCAATTCGGACAAAATGATCCCGGGCCGGATTTTCTGAAGCGCCTTAACGATCTCCCGGCACTCAAGCTCGAGACTGACCGGTTGGTCGCCGAAAAGCGGATCGATGCGGCTCATGCTGCTGAATCCGGACAAGCGGCACCGGCCCCCGCCAAGGGAATATCCGACGCAGGCGCCATGACGATCTCAGGATTATGGCGGCTCAGGATGTTTCAAAAGCAGGGCTTGCGCGCGGCCATTGAGAAAGTGGTTGCTGCCGGCAACTATGGTGTGGTTCCAGCGACCGGCGAATCGAACGACGAGCGCCGCTGCCGTGAGTTTCTAGGGGAGATCGAAGCCGCCCTCGGTGGTCAACCTGTCACCAATCAGAGCATCCTGCAGACATTGCGCACAGAAAAGGGGCGGAAAGCCCTGCGAACCGCCTATCAAAAGGTGTCATCCGTCCATAACGAGGTGAGCCTATGCCTTTGGCACGGGCCAGCGTTCACTGCATCCCCCTCAAGGGTCTTTCATGCGCACGCCAGTGGCGCCACGGCCATGGCGACCATCCTCGGTGCTTGCTGGCGGCGTTGTCACTCGTGGTTCCACCGCGAGGGCGAGGTCGGGTGCCTACTCACCGGGGATATTGCGCTCAAAGGGGTCACGCTGACGAAATTCAAGAAACACTATGCGTGGGAACTCCCGAGCACTTGGTTGCTACAAATTCCGCATCATGGGTCGCGTTACAACGTCGAGCTCGACGGCGACCTATTTGACGACGGGCACCGACTAGGCTTCACGAGTGCGGGGCTGCGCAACAGCTACCTGCACCCGCATCTCGACGTCATCGAGTGTCTGCACTATGGATTCGATTTCGACGTGCTTTGGAGCCACGAACGCCGCGGGGTCGGTTTTTTTATCGAAGTTACGTTCTCATAA
- a CDS encoding glucose-6-phosphate dehydrogenase assembly protein OpcA — protein MHAIFNALPGLEVPVGGINTGFQKLWADTPAKDSRATQLNLVLHLGLNTTPEDAEEQFRNTVEFAKRYPCRVVVLCPERDPAAEKLFRAKIYGECFLGKSGKDTRCCEFVVLAYPVGTHDFLQNQVSVCLSTDLPLYYWAHRFSAANRLAAYDYLLTRSRRVLFDSAVVPEDAFTFPWPNPSAVRDLAYTRTRPLRQTIGQFLSRYAPADIVAGLRGVTIRHRRDFAPEAAAMSGWLKKGLARCGANADALAFNVTGQDCTGCFSIAFDYGAAGKKFIWSADLVDRVAEFEGDLGHGRTTLTATARLLEPADALSEAMFY, from the coding sequence ATGCACGCGATCTTCAACGCCCTGCCCGGACTCGAGGTGCCGGTCGGCGGCATCAATACCGGTTTCCAAAAACTCTGGGCCGATACGCCGGCGAAGGACAGCCGTGCGACGCAGCTCAACCTCGTGCTGCACCTCGGCCTCAACACGACGCCGGAGGATGCGGAGGAGCAATTCCGCAACACGGTCGAGTTCGCGAAGCGTTACCCCTGTCGCGTCGTCGTGCTTTGTCCGGAGCGCGATCCCGCGGCGGAGAAACTTTTCCGCGCAAAAATCTACGGCGAGTGCTTCCTCGGCAAATCGGGCAAGGACACGCGCTGCTGCGAGTTCGTGGTGCTCGCGTATCCGGTGGGCACGCACGATTTCCTGCAAAACCAAGTGTCGGTCTGCCTCTCGACCGATCTGCCGCTGTATTACTGGGCGCATCGTTTTTCGGCGGCGAATCGTCTCGCGGCCTACGATTACCTGCTGACGCGGTCGCGCCGCGTGCTGTTCGACAGCGCGGTGGTGCCGGAGGATGCGTTCACGTTTCCGTGGCCGAATCCCTCGGCGGTGCGCGATCTCGCGTATACGCGGACGCGTCCGCTGCGACAGACGATCGGTCAGTTCCTCAGCCGCTACGCGCCGGCGGACATCGTTGCCGGCCTGCGCGGCGTGACGATCCGGCATCGCCGCGACTTCGCGCCCGAGGCGGCGGCGATGAGCGGTTGGTTGAAGAAAGGCCTCGCGCGTTGCGGCGCGAACGCGGACGCACTGGCGTTCAATGTCACTGGCCAGGATTGCACCGGCTGCTTCTCCATCGCGTTCGACTACGGCGCGGCGGGGAAGAAGTTCATCTGGTCGGCCGACCTCGTGGATCGCGTGGCGGAGTTCGAAGGCGATCTCGGCCACGGCCGCACGACGCTCACGGCGACCGCGCGTCTGCTCGAGCCGGCCGACGCGTTGAGCGAGGCGATGTTTTACTGA